A single region of the Xiphias gladius isolate SHS-SW01 ecotype Sanya breed wild chromosome 17, ASM1685928v1, whole genome shotgun sequence genome encodes:
- the styxl1 gene encoding serine/threonine/tyrosine-interacting-like protein 1 isoform X2, with protein sequence MDSDGKFPLPVAVEVDSVQHVAVYDSDTSCLQEQGRAVACAQALAKASLYPVHIVRGGFQRFSALYPFLSTEKVTYTITELENLKIYPVEIIAGLLYMGDQKQGMDSGVLSQLKISAVISTSHTDTLESRPIKGNQTVLNIPVADTVVSDLHSSFERICSFIGSHINMGSRVLIVSRQGRSRCSALTIAFLMHHLKYTLEASGEAWKYMLKCKPNMRPNMGFLQQLSDWELHTMGTKVTDISEPYF encoded by the exons atg GATTCAGACGGCAAATTCCCGCTGCCAGTGGCTGTGGAGGTTGACAGTGTGCAGCACGTGGCCGTCTATGACAGCGACACTAGCTGTTTGCAGGAACAAG GCAGAGCAGTCGCATGTGCCCAGGCCCTGGCTAAGGCTAGCCTCTACCCGGTCCACATAGTGAGAGGAGGCTTTCAGAGGTTCTCAGCTCTGTACCCTTTCTTAAGCACCGAGAAAGTTACGTACACCATCACG GAGCTGGAAAACCTGAAGATTTATCCAGTGGAGATCATAGCAGGACTGCTGTATATGGGGGACCAGAAACAAGGCATGGACTCCGGTGTCCTCAGCCAGCTGAAAATCAGCGCTGTCATCAGCacctcacacactgacactctgGA ATCTAGGCCCATAAAGGGGAATCAGACCGTCCTTAACATCCCTGTGGCTGACACAGTGGTGTCTGATTTACATTCAAGTTTCGAAAGGATTTGTAGTTTTATCG GGTCACACATCAACATGGGCTCTCGTGTCCTGATAGTTTCCCGTCAGGGCAGAAGCCGCTGCAGTGCTCTAACCATTGCCTTTCTCATGCACCACCTCAAGTACACACTGGAGGCAAGTGGG gagGCCTGGAAGTACATGCTCAAATGTAAACCCAACATGAGGCCTAACATGGggtttctgcagcagctgtctGACTGGGAGCTTCACACCATGGGAACAAAAGTGACTGATATCTCTGAACcttatttttaa
- the styxl1 gene encoding serine/threonine/tyrosine-interacting-like protein 1 isoform X1 has translation MAEILMCEPFELYNLLSQRRCVSRLAEINYLCLIDARETQDYNGGHIITAKNVKMDSDGKFPLPVAVEVDSVQHVAVYDSDTSCLQEQGRAVACAQALAKASLYPVHIVRGGFQRFSALYPFLSTEKVTYTITELENLKIYPVEIIAGLLYMGDQKQGMDSGVLSQLKISAVISTSHTDTLESRPIKGNQTVLNIPVADTVVSDLHSSFERICSFIGSHINMGSRVLIVSRQGRSRCSALTIAFLMHHLKYTLEASGEAWKYMLKCKPNMRPNMGFLQQLSDWELHTMGTKVTDISEPYF, from the exons ATGGCTGAAATCCTGATGTGTGAGCCGTTTGAGCTCTACAATCTCCTCAGCCAGCGCAGGTGCGTGTCAAGGCTGGCAGAGATCAACTACCTCTGTTTGATTG ATGCTCGTGAAACCCAAGATTACAACGGGGGTCACATCATAacagccaaaaatgtcaaaatg GATTCAGACGGCAAATTCCCGCTGCCAGTGGCTGTGGAGGTTGACAGTGTGCAGCACGTGGCCGTCTATGACAGCGACACTAGCTGTTTGCAGGAACAAG GCAGAGCAGTCGCATGTGCCCAGGCCCTGGCTAAGGCTAGCCTCTACCCGGTCCACATAGTGAGAGGAGGCTTTCAGAGGTTCTCAGCTCTGTACCCTTTCTTAAGCACCGAGAAAGTTACGTACACCATCACG GAGCTGGAAAACCTGAAGATTTATCCAGTGGAGATCATAGCAGGACTGCTGTATATGGGGGACCAGAAACAAGGCATGGACTCCGGTGTCCTCAGCCAGCTGAAAATCAGCGCTGTCATCAGCacctcacacactgacactctgGA ATCTAGGCCCATAAAGGGGAATCAGACCGTCCTTAACATCCCTGTGGCTGACACAGTGGTGTCTGATTTACATTCAAGTTTCGAAAGGATTTGTAGTTTTATCG GGTCACACATCAACATGGGCTCTCGTGTCCTGATAGTTTCCCGTCAGGGCAGAAGCCGCTGCAGTGCTCTAACCATTGCCTTTCTCATGCACCACCTCAAGTACACACTGGAGGCAAGTGGG gagGCCTGGAAGTACATGCTCAAATGTAAACCCAACATGAGGCCTAACATGGggtttctgcagcagctgtctGACTGGGAGCTTCACACCATGGGAACAAAAGTGACTGATATCTCTGAACcttatttttaa